Genomic DNA from Candidatus Koribacter versatilis Ellin345:
CGTCGCCTAACGTCATCTTCGCGACGCGCTTAATGCTCGAGTCATCGCTGGGTGGAAGTGGAATCTGTGCCCAAACCGGCGGGTTCTTATCGAGCTTCAGTCCTGAAACTGCGGTGTCTTCCCATGGCACCACGCCGAACGGGCAAAACGGGCTCCCCGGATCGAGGTAAATATCTGCACCGTTCACCTTCACCAGCGGGATCTCATAAGCGAGCTGCGACGAAGATGGCCACTCTTTGTGGAAGATGGCCGTATCGCGCTCCGTCACCGCCACCAGCGTCGCATCGAATCCTGCTCCACGCGCCAGCGCGACGAATGTACGGTTCAGCTCATTGCGATACCCGGCCTTGCCATTGATCACGTCTTCAATGCTCTTAATGTCCCGGATCTTCAGCGCCTTGATTTCCTTGTCGCTCTTCGCCGATTCGAATTCCAGGTTCTCGAATGACTGCACGTGCTCATAAATCTTCCGGAGCTTCACATCCGTCGAATCGCTCGACGAAATCACGCTGGCGAGGTCCTTCTGGATCGCGCCCTTTTTGTCCATGAAGCCTTCCGCCCAGCCGTGCCACTTCTTTCCATGGTCTTTCCAATACTGATCGGGCTCCGGAATATGGGTATCGCTATAGAAGAAGAGCACTCGCGCCTTCGTCTCTGACGACGGCGGCATGAATTCTTCCTTCTCCACGCCAGGTACATTCACCAGGTCCAGGGTGACCTTGTCCGTAAGTTGTTCGTGATTGAACTTCGCATCCGGCGGAAGGCGGTTGCTGCGCAGGGACCAATAGAGTCCGTCCATCGTCAGCGGCTTAAACACAAAATGCGCGCTCTGCTGGTAGAGCTCCTTGGATACCTCCCACTCGGAGCGAGGGAAATAATAATATTGGTGTGTCGCCGGGTCCGAGGCCTCCCATCGCACTACGTACTTGTATTCAAGGACGCTGCCGGGCGTCACGTCGGGCATGGTGAATGCCTTGCGGTGAACCTTGAATCCCTGGCCTTCGGCAATCACCTTTTCATACGCCTTGCCATTGAACGGAATCACGGTTCCGTCCGGATGAATTGTCCGGCCCTTGATCGATTCGACCGTGTATGCACCCCGATCGAAATCCAGTACAACATCGCCGTAGTCTTTGCCTTCCTGCGTGAAGATCTTGATTTGGGCATACTCAGCCTGCGAGCCCATCCTGTCGTCGCGCTCAATGGCTCGATACAGAATCATCGCCTTCGCCCCGGGCTGCGCCGGATTGTCTTTCATCGCAAGTTGTTCAGGAGTGACAGGCGGAAAATCAATCGCACGGGCCAGACCTAAACCGAGGAAAACCACAGCACACAAGGTAGTGTTGCGGGCAAACCAGAACTTCTTCATCGGAACTCCCTAGACCCAAAAAAGTACTTCTGCTTCTAGCCTCGAAAAGGAGGAGAGTAGCTGAATTATGAACTGTCCACCACTTTTTGGGGAATAGGAAATTACACGTAGAAGCGCACAGTCGTAACGGTGTTCCCGTTTTTCTTTTCGGTGATTTTGCAGGTTGCGGTGAAGCAAGTTCGTGAAGGACCAAAACTACCGCATCACCGCCGCGAGAAACTGAACTCGCCGTCACCCACACGGAAGTGCCGGGTGTCGTCGCGACGAACGCCCAGAATAATGCCCCAACTACAAAAGGCACCCGGGTCTCGGGCGCCTTCGGTTACGAACTACAGGTCTTATAGTCTACCCGAGAGAGTAGTCGTCGTGGTCACACCCGTTGCCGGAACGGGAATGCTCACCAGACTTTGCTGCGCGGAGCGCTGGGTTGTACCCGCAGTCGCCGCGGTATTCGCGGAGAAATTAGCTGACCCGGTGATCATGTCAGAGCCGGCGCTCGCGAGCTGCCATGTGTAGTAAATCTTCACCGTGCACTTTGCATAACCGCCGCTGATTGGCGTGGCCCTGCCATAAGCCGTTTCATAGAATTGACGGCCACTGGTGTCGCCGCTTACATAAGTCGATACTGAGCAAGTCACCGGATTCACGGTCGGAGTCGAATTCAGGATCGTGAAGTTGTAAACGAGAACGCCACTGTACGGAGTCGTAGCGATATTCGTAACTACATCCCTCCCCGAAATCATCGGTTGGTCATGTCGCGGGCGCTCAGATCTGTTCTGCGCGAAAACCGAGAGCGAAAGTGTCAGCAAGGCAAGTAACGTGCCCACATACAATGTCTTTTTCATGCAATCTCCATTGCTTGGAATTCCCCAACGAGGTGGGGACGGAAAGATGTTTTCGTGAGGGAGCCGCAATTGGCCCCATTCGAGCCGGTTACAGTCTTCCCGAAATTGCCGTTGTCGTGGTCACGCCTGTAGCTGGTACGGTGAAGCTGACGAGATTTCCCTGCGTTTGACGCTCGGTCGTTCCTGCGGTAGCTGAGGTATAGCCCCAGAGGTAGTAGTTCCCGGTGATCATGTCAGTACCCGCACTCGCGAGCTGCCATGTGTAGTAGATTTTCACCGTGCACTTTGCATAACCACCGCTGATCGGGGTGGCTTTCCCATTCGCGTTTTCGTAATACTGCCGGCCACTGGAATCGCTGCTCACGTATACCTGTACTTCACAATTCACAGGATCCACGATCGGGGTGGATGTCAGAATTGTGAAGTTGTAAACCAGCACGCCGCTGTAAGGAGAGGTGACAATATTCGTAACCACCTCTTTCGGCGAGATTCCCGAGGCGCCGTCATTTCGCGACTGATCAGTTTTGTCCTGCGCGAAAACGGAAAGGGAAAGCGTCAGCAAAGCAAGTAACGTGCACACATGCAGTGTTCTTTTCATGCAGTAATCTCCATTGATTGAATTCCCCATGAGGGTGTGGGGCGGAAAGATGTTTTGGTCAAGGAACCGCAGTTGGTTCCAGTCGAGCCCGTTGGACACCCAGGGAAGGAAAAACTGACCTTTGGTGGCGCCTATAATCCCACAGTTTAGGTTGTGCTTAACTCGGCTTTAGGACACTGGCCAACCGGACGTTACCCACCCCAAGCGCGTCTTCCATGCAAAAGAAAACGCCCGGCGCACGCCGGGCGTCTCACGCAACCTGAGGTTTTACAGTCTGCTCGAAATGGCGGTGGTCGTCGTTGTCCCGTTTGCCGGCACCGGAAAGCTGACGACATTCGAACTTGCGGTGCGTTCCGTCGTCCCCACCGTATTGGTCGTGAAACCTAAGACGCTATATTGACCCGTGACCATGTCGCTACCGCCACTGCCCAGCGCCCAAGAATAGTAGATTTTCACGGTGCATTTCGCATAGCCGCCGCTGGGAGCGCTGGCGGTACCGATCGCCGTTTCCTCAAACTGCCGCCCGCTTGCCGCATCCGTTGTGACCACGCTTACCGTGCAAGACGGCGGGTCCGTAATCGGCGACGTGAGCAGGATCGTGAAGTTATAGACGAACACGCCGGTGTAGGTGACCGCCGCGACGTTAGCGACTTCCGTCTTCGGGGAAATCGCTGATTCATATCGGGGCGTTTGCGCTTTGTTCTGCGCGAAAGTGGTGAGTGACAGCGTAAACAGGGCAGCCAGGGTGCAAATTGCTTTTTTCATGCGATCTCCATAATGGGTGCCCCGAGAATTTGCGGGGCGGAAATGGTTAGGCGCGAGGGGAACGTCGGGGCGGTTCCCCAGGTGGAACTGGGCACTTGTACTCTCGTGGCGCCGCAACGTGCACACCGGCCTCCGCTCTCTGCGGACTCAAACTGCGGAAATTGGCCGAGAAGGGCACCCGTCCACGTATTCGCGTGCGCTTGGATTTTGGAAGAAAGTCTCTTCAGGACAGGCACCGATTGGAGATGAACTCCCGATTCCTCTTGTATATGGAAGCTAGTCGCCCGCGCCGCCCGACATGATGATGGGCATCGTCGGGGTCTTCGATCCTTCGGCGTTCTCCAGCGTGATTGCAAACGCCTTAGGCTGCATGCCGGAAGGCATCGAGGTCTCCACCATCGTCGCGTTCCCGCTGGCATCCGGCCAGAACGTTCCCGCCGGGATCGGCGCGCCTTCCATCGGAACCAGCCACAACTGATAGGCCTTCTTCGGCGGCGCCGGCGGCAAATTGCTCGCCATGAAGATCATCTTGCCCATCTTCATGCTGTAGATCGTCTTTGCCTGCGGCTTCGGCTTCTCGTTCGCCGGCATGAGCGTCACGCGCATCGCGTCCGGCGACTTCAAAAGCTCGAGCATCTCCCGCGCCTGCCGAAGCTGGATCTCCTGCTCCTGGGCGTTGGCACGGATTGCTGCCGCTTCGTTCTTGATCCGCAGGTTCGTGAAGAACATCAGAGCCGCGGCCAGCGCGAACGCCAAGGTGGTGAACCACGGGATCCACATCCAGCCCTTGCCCACCGTCTGCGGACGCGCAATGCGCTTCGGTTCATTCGTCATCGCGGCAAGCAAACGTTCGCGCGAACGTCCGGGTGGACGCGGCCCCGAGGCGCTCATCGCCAGTAATCCCAGGTCTTCCTGTACCGATTGCAACTCGCGACGGCACGAGGCACACGCCTGCAAATGCGCCTCAAACGCCTGCTTCTGCGTCGCATCCAGCGAGCCAAGCGCGTAGAGCACTACCTCTTCGAACTGTTCGTGCGTGCTCACGAGCTTTCTCCTGCGCCGCCCAGTTTCTTGCGTAACTGGATCAACGCGCTGCGTATGCGAGTCTTGATCGTCCCCAGCGGTTCTCCGGTCTTGGCCGCGATCTCCGAATGGGTAAGTCCTTCGAAATACGCCATCTCCATGCAGCGGCGCTGCTCGGGGAACATCTCCGCGAGCGCAGCCCGCACCTTCTCCACGATGGCATTTTGTTCGGCTTCTTTGCGCAGGTCGTAGGTCGAAGCGATCACCACGTCTTCGAAGTCGGTCTGCGGCTTCCGTTTTCTCAATACATCAATCGCGCGATGCCGCGCTATGACGCCCAACCACGCAGCCAGGTTCCCTCGGCTTGCGTCGAACGCCGCGGGGTTGCGCCAGAGCTGCATGAAGATCTCCTGGAGGACGTCTTCGGCCGCGGCCGCGTCGCCGAGGATGCGAAGCGCCGCCGCATACACAATCGGTGAATAGCGGTCGTAGATCACCGCCATCGACGACTGGTCGCCACCGCGCACGCGCGCGATCAATACCACGTCGCTCGTCTCCGGATGTGACGGTTGCGTGCTCAGTAGCCTACCCTTGTCGTCTCCCCTTTATTGGATACGCAGCCTAAGTATCTTTGGATTGCAGGGAGTGGAGTCGAAAGGAAAGATATCAGCTACAGCGCAAAGGTGACAAACCCGCAGGGCCTTTGATTGCCTCGCGGGAGCCGGAACGGTGCTCATCCCCGCACTGCTCTCTCTTGTCATTCAGAGGAGCGAAGCGACGAAGAATCTGCTGTTCGCCTGTCGCCGCGAAAACCCTGTTATGCCGCTGCCTGCGGCTGTGGCGCCACCGGACTCTGCGCCAACAACAAATGCCTTAATCGGGACCGGTCTGACAGCCCAATATCCGCGATCTCGAACGTAATCTCGTTGCCCATGACCTCGCGCACAAGGATCTGGCTATTCAGCTTCCGCAACGCGAGTTGCAACTGCAGCGTCACGTCACTGCCCGGCTGCATCTTGCCCTGCCGCCGCGCCTTTCCGCCTCCAAGGCTCAAGGTCATGATGTCCAGCCCTGCCTTGCCTGCATTCGACGTCGCCACCGCCGTCATCGGCTTCATCGGGAACACCCGCTGATACCGCCGCTGTCGCGCAAACGGATTGCTCGGATCCACCGCGAGGGGACCTATCGACAGTTCCCGTTCGCTGACACCCATCTGCGGCGTTAGCGCCGCCGCGCGCTCCGGATCGATCATGTGCATCGCCTGTAACGCCGCGATCCGCAGCTCGTGCGGCTGCGCCCAATGCAGCACTTTACGTTCCTGCAGTAG
This window encodes:
- a CDS encoding DUF3857 domain-containing protein; the protein is MKKFWFARNTTLCAVVFLGLGLARAIDFPPVTPEQLAMKDNPAQPGAKAMILYRAIERDDRMGSQAEYAQIKIFTQEGKDYGDVVLDFDRGAYTVESIKGRTIHPDGTVIPFNGKAYEKVIAEGQGFKVHRKAFTMPDVTPGSVLEYKYVVRWEASDPATHQYYYFPRSEWEVSKELYQQSAHFVFKPLTMDGLYWSLRSNRLPPDAKFNHEQLTDKVTLDLVNVPGVEKEEFMPPSSETKARVLFFYSDTHIPEPDQYWKDHGKKWHGWAEGFMDKKGAIQKDLASVISSSDSTDVKLRKIYEHVQSFENLEFESAKSDKEIKALKIRDIKSIEDVINGKAGYRNELNRTFVALARGAGFDATLVAVTERDTAIFHKEWPSSSQLAYEIPLVKVNGADIYLDPGSPFCPFGVVPWEDTAVSGLKLDKNPPVWAQIPLPPSDDSSIKRVAKMTLGDDGSLTGEVEVTFTGQDAFHHRLWERNEDDAGKKKDMEELLQDWMALKADIELEKVNDWKASNVPLVATFKVTVAGYASQAGKRVLIPCTLFAAAYRNPFTPTKRVNPIIMHYAYDRSDDVTIKLPANFQVESMPKPVAEQNNIADLNVKCDSNNGTLHLVRDFKLKGLFIDQKYYGAVRGYFQQVQAGANEQAVLKMGN
- a CDS encoding anti-sigma factor, whose protein sequence is MSTHEQFEEVVLYALGSLDATQKQAFEAHLQACASCRRELQSVQEDLGLLAMSASGPRPPGRSRERLLAAMTNEPKRIARPQTVGKGWMWIPWFTTLAFALAAALMFFTNLRIKNEAAAIRANAQEQEIQLRQAREMLELLKSPDAMRVTLMPANEKPKPQAKTIYSMKMGKMIFMASNLPPAPPKKAYQLWLVPMEGAPIPAGTFWPDASGNATMVETSMPSGMQPKAFAITLENAEGSKTPTMPIIMSGGAGD
- a CDS encoding sigma-70 family RNA polymerase sigma factor, producing MVLIARVRGGDQSSMAVIYDRYSPIVYAAALRILGDAAAAEDVLQEIFMQLWRNPAAFDASRGNLAAWLGVIARHRAIDVLRKRKPQTDFEDVVIASTYDLRKEAEQNAIVEKVRAALAEMFPEQRRCMEMAYFEGLTHSEIAAKTGEPLGTIKTRIRSALIQLRKKLGGAGESS